In Marmota flaviventris isolate mMarFla1 chromosome 17, mMarFla1.hap1, whole genome shotgun sequence, a single genomic region encodes these proteins:
- the Kif2b gene encoding kinesin-like protein KIF2B encodes MASQFCLPLAPRLSPLKALKSHFRDIQVGICLAIQRSDKRIHLAVVTEINREKSWVTVEWIEKGVKKGKKIDLESIFLLNPALASAEHTTTLPRPLPSLSLVPSKATGDQRTSPRWIVVAPQKNETPSGDSSVLGVPTSPCLMKRKKSPCLREIEKLQKQREKRRRLQLEIRARRALNVNTGNPNFEIMRMIEECRRHMDKSKMSIMQPLEDHRICVCVRKRPLNQRETTMKDLDIITIPSDNVVMVHESKQKVDLTRYLENQTFCFDHAFDDKASNELVYQFTAQPLVESIFRKGMATCFAYGQTGSGKTHTMGGAFSGTSQDYSKGIYALVAQDVFLLLKNSTYENLDLKVYGTFFEIYGGKVYDLLNWKKKLQVLEDGNQQMQVVGLQEKEVGSVEDLLNLVELGNGCRTLGQTSVNAHSSRSHAVFQIILKSRGKLHGKFSLVDLAGNERGADTAKANRKRQLEGAEINKSLLALKECIRALGQNKPHTPFRASKLTQVLRDSFIGQNSSTCMIATISPGMTSCENTLNTLRYANRVKELALDVRPYHQCLTPIKHETPPMFEKHIRNSEISLQREELVKISCIQSEEEKRSEAIATLATPLIREAVTTWKDSSSWWESIQETANGVNYDVDFCIAQSLSVLEEKIGILTEIQTKLKLLRVDLQNQEQGRMKPKASHQD; translated from the coding sequence ATGGCAAGCCAGTTCTGCCTCCCTCTTGCCCCACGCCTTTCACCCCTGAAAGCCTTGAAGTCGCACTTCAGAGACATCCAAGTTGGCATCTGCCTGGCGATCCAGCGCAGTGACAAGAGGATCCATCTTGCTGTAGTCACAGAGATCAACAGAGAAAAATCTTGGGTCACAGTTGAGTGGATTGAGAAAGGAGTCAAGAAAGGCAAGAAGATCGATCTAGAGTCCATATTCCTGCTGAATCCAGCTCTGGCCTCTGCAGAACATACCACCACGTTGCCTAGGCCCTTGCCCTCATTGTCCCTAGTACCCTCCAAGGCCACTGGAGATCAGCGTACATCCCCAAGGTGGATTGTGGTTGCCCCCCAGAAAAATGAAACACCCTCAGGGGACAGCTCGGTCCTGGGGGTCCCCACCAGCCCTTGTCTGATGAAGCGGAAAAAGTCTCCTTGCCTTCGGGAAATCGAGAAATTGCAAAAGCAGAGGGAGAAGCGCAGGCGCCTGCAGTTGGAGATCCGAGCCAGACGCGCCCTCAACGTCAACACCGGAAACCCAAACTTCGAGATCATGCGCATGATCGAAGAGTGCCGCAGACACATGGACAAAAGCAAGATGTCCATCATGCAGCCCCTGGAAGATCACCGGATCTGTGTCTGCGTGAGGAAGAGACCTCTTAATCAGCGAGAGACCACCATGAAGGACCTGGATATCATCACCATCCCCTCTGACAATGTAGTCATGGTGCACGAGTCCAAGCAGAAGGTGGACCTCACCCGCTACCTGGAGAACCAGACCTTCTGTTTCGACCATGCTTTTGATGACAAGGCCTCCAATGAGTTAGTGTACCAGTTCACTGCCCAGCCACTGGTGGAGTCTATCTTCCGCAAGGGCATGGCCACCTGCTTTGCCTATGGACAAACGGGCAGTGGGAAAACGCACACCATGGGCGGAGCCTTTTCTGGAACGTCTCAAGATTATTCTAAAGGTATTTACGCCTTGGTAGCGCAAGACGTCTTTCTCTTGCTCAAAAACTCCACTTACGAGAATCTGGATCTCAAAGTCTATGGGACCTTTTTTGAGATTTATGGCGGCAAAGTATATGACTTGTTGAACTGGAAGAAGAAGCTCCAAGTCCTTGAGGATGGTAATCAGCAAATGCAAGTCGTCGGGCTGCAGGAGAAAGAGGTGGGTTCCGTGGAGGACTTGCTGAACCTGGTGGAACTGGGAAACGGCTGTCGGACTTTGGGACAAACGTCTGTCAATGCCCACTCATCCAGGAGCCACGCGGTATTCCAGATCATCTTGAAGTCTAGAGGGAAACTGCACGGCAAGTTCTCTCTGGTTGATTTAGCTGGGAACGAGAGGGGAGCAGACACCGCCAAGGCCAATCGCAAGAGGCAGCTGGAAGGGGCGGAGATTAACAAGAGTCTCCTTGCCCTCAAAGAATGCATCAGGGCTTTGGGTCAGAACAAACCTCACACCCCTTTCAGAGCCAGCAAACTCACGCAGGTGCTCCGGGACTCCTTCATAGGCCAGAACTCTTCCACTTGCATGATTGCTACCATCTCACCAGGGATGACCTCTTGTGAAAACACCCTCAACACTTTAAGATATGCAAACAGAGTGAAAGAATTAGCCCTGGATGTAAGGCCTTACCACCAATGCCTGACTCCCATTAAACATGAGACACCGCCCATGTTTGAAAAGCACATTAGGAATTCAGAAATATCCCTTCAGAGGGAAGAGCTTGTTAAAATATCGTGTATACAGAGTGAGGAGGAGAAACGGAGTGAAGCGATTGCAACACTAGCCACGCCATTAATAAGGGAGGCAGTGACTACATGGAAGGATTCTAGTTCGTGGTGGGAGAGCATCCAGGAGACAGCTAATGGCGTGAACTATGATGTTGACTTTTGCATTGCCCAGTCATTGTCCGTTTTGGAGGAGAAAATTGGTATTCTGACTGAGATCCAAACGAAACTGAAATTATTAAGAGTTGACCTCCAAAACCAAGAGCAAGGTAGAATGAAGCCAAAGGCAAGCCATCAGGACTGA